One Cellulosimicrobium protaetiae genomic region harbors:
- a CDS encoding response regulator transcription factor, which yields MRLVIAEDSAILRDGLVALVTRRGHEVVAAVADGDELVAQVAHLAATGVLPDVAVVDIRMPPTFTDEGLRAALALRAAHPELGVLLFSQYVETRFASELLTGGARGVGYLLKDRVADVGEFVDALTRIAAGQTVLDPEVVSQLMGASRSDDGLARLTPRETEVLELMAQGRSNSAIAEALFLSYGAVEKNVTSIFGKLGLPQDAGDHRRVLAVLRYLKI from the coding sequence ATGCGACTCGTCATCGCCGAGGACTCCGCCATCCTGCGCGACGGCCTCGTCGCGCTCGTCACGCGCCGCGGCCACGAGGTCGTGGCCGCGGTCGCGGACGGCGACGAGCTCGTCGCGCAGGTCGCGCACCTCGCCGCCACCGGCGTGCTGCCCGACGTCGCGGTCGTCGACATCCGCATGCCCCCGACGTTCACCGACGAAGGGCTGCGCGCCGCCCTCGCGCTGCGCGCGGCGCACCCCGAGCTGGGCGTGCTGCTCTTCTCCCAGTACGTCGAGACGCGGTTCGCGAGCGAGCTGCTCACGGGCGGAGCGCGCGGCGTCGGGTACCTGCTCAAGGACCGCGTCGCCGACGTCGGCGAGTTCGTCGACGCGCTCACGCGCATCGCGGCCGGGCAGACCGTGCTCGACCCGGAGGTCGTGAGCCAGCTCATGGGCGCGTCGCGGTCCGACGACGGGCTGGCGCGCCTCACGCCGCGCGAGACCGAGGTCCTGGAGCTCATGGCGCAGGGTCGGTCGAACTCCGCCATCGCCGAGGCGCTGTTCCTCTCCTACGGCGCGGTCGAGAAGAACGTCACGTCGATCTTCGGCAAGCTCGGGCTGCCCCAGGACGCGGGCGACCACCGGCGCGTGCTCGCCGTGCTGCGGTACCTCAAGATCTGA
- a CDS encoding ABC transporter permease, with translation MTDYLVPRLPLGEWVDAFVSWMTTTFRPLFRFVKDLLVGVYDALDVVLSSPPFWVVAVVLAALAFFVKGWKLALGSLVGFVVIAGVDQWDNAMDTLALVIVAAVIALAIAIPLGIWAARNDRVSAVVRPVLDFMQTMPAFVYLIPTVVIFLTGPVPGIIATIVFAMAPGVRFTELGIRQVDKEVVEAGHAFGSTPGRILRQIQLPLALPTIMAGVNQVIMLSLSMVVIAGMVGAGGLGEPVVAALQRVDVALGFEAGLAVVILAMFLDRVTSALGDRAPVARALAAARV, from the coding sequence ATGACCGACTACCTCGTGCCCCGCCTCCCCCTCGGCGAGTGGGTCGACGCCTTCGTCTCCTGGATGACGACGACGTTCCGGCCGCTGTTCCGGTTCGTCAAGGACCTCCTCGTCGGCGTCTACGACGCCCTCGACGTCGTGCTCTCCAGCCCGCCGTTCTGGGTCGTCGCCGTCGTGCTCGCCGCGCTCGCGTTCTTCGTCAAGGGCTGGAAGCTCGCGCTCGGGTCGCTCGTCGGCTTCGTCGTGATCGCGGGCGTCGACCAGTGGGACAACGCGATGGACACCCTCGCGCTGGTCATCGTCGCCGCCGTGATCGCGCTCGCGATCGCGATCCCGCTCGGCATCTGGGCCGCGCGGAACGACCGGGTCAGCGCGGTCGTCCGCCCCGTGCTCGACTTCATGCAGACCATGCCGGCGTTCGTCTACCTCATCCCGACCGTGGTCATCTTCCTCACCGGCCCGGTGCCCGGGATCATCGCGACCATCGTCTTCGCCATGGCTCCCGGCGTCCGGTTCACCGAGCTCGGCATCCGCCAGGTCGACAAGGAGGTGGTCGAGGCCGGGCACGCCTTCGGCTCCACCCCCGGGCGCATCCTGCGCCAGATCCAGCTCCCGCTCGCCCTGCCCACCATCATGGCCGGGGTCAACCAGGTGATCATGCTGTCGCTGTCCATGGTCGTCATCGCCGGCATGGTCGGCGCCGGCGGCCTCGGGGAGCCCGTGGTCGCCGCCCTCCAGCGCGTCGACGTCGCCCTCGGCTTCGAGGCCGGCCTCGCCGTCGTCATCCTCGCGATGTTCCTCGACCGCGTCACGTCGGCGCTCGGCGACCGCGCCCCCGTCGCGCGGGCGCTCGCCGCGGCGCGCGTCTGA
- a CDS encoding quaternary amine ABC transporter ATP-binding protein, whose protein sequence is MTAPSITPPDSASTAAEPGIPSSTPPTDVAVSVRDVYKVFGRRPVEAIRRLEQGASRDDVKTLGTAAVIDASFDVRRGEIFVVMGLSGSGKSTLIRMLNGLWKPTAGHVLVGGTDLASTDAKQLRALRRSSVSMVFQHFALLPHRTVLDNAAYPLEIQGVGKAERRERARTALDLVGLGGWEDSLPSQLSGGMRQRVGLARALAADTDVLLMDEAFSALDPLIRREMQEQLLDLQQRLGKTIVFITHDLNEAMHLGDRIAVMRDGRIVQIGTAEEILSDPANDYVAQFVADVDRTRVLTASSVMVRPAVVVPLSGGPRQASRAMREAQVSAAYVVDRQRHLQGVVRDDDAVAALKKGKDSLDGLVRDGVVPVSPDTPLAEIFAPAAESSLPVPVTDEQGRLVGVVPRVTLLEAMVPGDQPRTGEIDLGPDTPAEPAPVDDPRVADAPPGDAVDLGADRQDGGAR, encoded by the coding sequence ATGACCGCACCCAGCATCACCCCGCCCGACAGCGCCTCCACGGCCGCCGAACCCGGCATCCCGAGCAGCACGCCCCCCACCGACGTCGCCGTCTCCGTCCGCGACGTGTACAAGGTCTTCGGCCGTCGGCCGGTCGAGGCGATCCGCCGGCTCGAGCAGGGCGCGTCGCGCGACGACGTCAAGACGCTCGGCACCGCCGCGGTCATCGACGCGTCCTTCGACGTCCGGCGCGGTGAGATCTTCGTCGTCATGGGCCTCTCCGGCTCGGGCAAGTCGACGCTCATCCGCATGCTCAACGGCCTGTGGAAGCCGACCGCGGGCCACGTCCTCGTCGGCGGGACCGACCTCGCGTCCACCGACGCCAAGCAGCTGCGCGCCCTGCGCCGCAGCAGCGTGAGCATGGTGTTCCAGCACTTCGCGCTGCTCCCCCACCGCACCGTGCTCGACAACGCGGCCTACCCGCTCGAGATCCAGGGCGTCGGCAAGGCCGAGCGTCGCGAGAGGGCGCGCACCGCGCTCGACCTCGTCGGTCTCGGCGGCTGGGAGGACTCGCTCCCGTCCCAGCTCTCCGGCGGGATGCGCCAGCGCGTCGGCCTCGCCCGCGCGCTCGCCGCCGACACCGACGTCCTCCTCATGGACGAGGCGTTCAGCGCGCTCGACCCGCTCATCCGTCGCGAGATGCAGGAGCAGCTCCTCGACCTCCAGCAGCGCCTCGGCAAGACGATCGTCTTCATCACGCACGACCTCAACGAGGCCATGCACCTCGGCGACCGCATCGCCGTCATGCGCGACGGCCGGATCGTGCAGATCGGCACCGCCGAGGAGATCCTGTCCGACCCGGCGAACGACTACGTCGCGCAGTTCGTCGCCGACGTCGACCGCACTCGCGTGCTCACCGCGTCCTCCGTCATGGTGCGGCCCGCGGTCGTCGTGCCGCTCTCCGGCGGCCCCCGCCAGGCGAGCCGGGCCATGCGCGAGGCGCAGGTGTCCGCCGCCTACGTCGTCGACCGCCAGCGGCACCTGCAGGGCGTCGTGCGCGACGACGACGCCGTGGCCGCGCTGAAGAAGGGGAAGGACAGCCTCGACGGCCTCGTGCGCGACGGCGTCGTACCCGTCTCCCCCGACACCCCGCTCGCGGAGATCTTCGCGCCCGCCGCCGAGTCCTCGCTCCCCGTGCCCGTGACCGACGAGCAGGGACGGCTCGTCGGCGTGGTGCCGCGCGTGACGCTCCTCGAGGCGATGGTCCCCGGCGACCAGCCGCGCACCGGCGAGATCGACCTCGGCCCGGACACGCCCGCGGAGCCCGCACCCGTCGACGACCCCCGCGTGGCCGACGCCCCGCCAGGTGACGCCGTCGACCTCGGCGCCGACCGCCAGGACGGGGGTGCCCGCTGA
- the ahcY gene encoding adenosylhomocysteinase codes for MSTTAPAPTTGTPGAAPGFDEAPGRYKVRDLSLAEAGRHQLRLAEHEMPGLMALRAEYGESQPLAGARIAGSLHMTVQTAVLIETLVALGAQVRWASCNIFSTQDEAAAAVVVGPHGTPEDPQGVPVFAWKGESLEEYWDCTEQILLWPGDESPNLILDDGGDATMLVHLGLQYERAGVVPPDTLPGEPDHTHEMNVVRAVLRRALDADPLRWTTIAQAVQGVTEETTTGVHRLYQLAEAGELLFPAINVNDSVTKSKFDNKYGIRHSLPDGINRATDVLMGGKVAFVAGYGDVGKGAAEAFRGQGARVIVSEVDPICALQAAMDGYQVARIEDVLGVADFFITTTGNKDVIRAEHLVAMKDKAVVGNIGHFDNEIDMAGLAETPGVTRTEIKAQVHEWTFAEPGPGGQAAGRSIVVLSEGRLLNLGNATGHPSFVMSNSFSNQVIGQIELFEDARRPEAERAYARQVYRLPKVLDEKVARLHLDALGVRLTELSPSQADYLGVPVEGPYKPEHYRY; via the coding sequence ATGTCCACCACAGCGCCAGCCCCGACGACCGGCACCCCGGGAGCGGCTCCCGGCTTCGACGAGGCCCCCGGCCGCTACAAGGTCCGCGACCTGTCCCTCGCGGAGGCGGGCCGTCACCAGCTCCGCCTCGCCGAGCACGAGATGCCCGGCCTCATGGCGCTGCGGGCCGAGTACGGCGAGTCGCAGCCCCTCGCCGGGGCAAGGATCGCCGGGTCGCTCCACATGACGGTGCAGACCGCCGTCCTCATCGAGACGCTCGTGGCGCTCGGGGCGCAGGTGCGCTGGGCGAGCTGCAACATCTTCTCCACGCAGGACGAGGCCGCGGCCGCCGTCGTCGTCGGGCCGCACGGCACGCCCGAGGACCCGCAGGGCGTGCCCGTCTTCGCCTGGAAGGGCGAGAGCCTCGAGGAGTACTGGGACTGCACGGAGCAGATCCTCCTGTGGCCCGGGGACGAGTCGCCCAACCTCATCCTCGACGACGGCGGCGACGCGACGATGCTCGTCCACCTCGGCCTGCAGTACGAGCGCGCGGGCGTCGTCCCGCCCGACACGCTGCCGGGCGAGCCCGACCACACGCACGAGATGAACGTCGTGCGCGCCGTGCTGCGTCGCGCGCTCGACGCCGACCCCCTGCGCTGGACGACGATCGCCCAGGCGGTCCAGGGCGTCACCGAGGAGACGACGACGGGCGTGCACCGCCTCTACCAGCTCGCCGAGGCGGGCGAGCTGCTGTTCCCGGCGATCAACGTCAACGACTCGGTCACCAAGTCGAAGTTCGACAACAAGTACGGCATCCGCCACTCGCTGCCGGACGGCATCAACCGCGCGACCGACGTCCTCATGGGCGGCAAGGTCGCGTTCGTCGCCGGGTACGGGGACGTCGGCAAGGGCGCGGCCGAGGCGTTCCGCGGCCAGGGCGCGCGCGTCATCGTGTCCGAGGTCGACCCGATCTGCGCGCTCCAGGCCGCGATGGACGGCTACCAGGTCGCCCGGATCGAGGACGTGCTCGGCGTGGCGGACTTCTTCATCACGACCACGGGCAACAAGGACGTGATCCGCGCCGAGCACCTCGTCGCGATGAAGGACAAGGCCGTCGTCGGGAACATCGGCCACTTCGACAACGAGATCGACATGGCCGGCCTCGCCGAGACGCCCGGTGTGACCCGCACCGAGATCAAGGCGCAGGTCCACGAGTGGACGTTCGCCGAGCCCGGTCCGGGCGGGCAGGCCGCGGGCCGCTCGATCGTCGTGCTCTCCGAGGGGCGCCTGCTCAACCTCGGCAACGCGACCGGTCACCCGTCGTTCGTCATGAGCAACTCGTTCTCCAACCAGGTGATCGGCCAGATCGAGCTCTTCGAGGACGCCCGCCGACCCGAGGCGGAGCGCGCCTACGCCCGCCAGGTCTACCGCCTCCCGAAGGTTCTCGACGAGAAGGTCGCGCGCCTGCACCTCGACGCGCTCGGCGTCCGGCTGACCGAGCTCTCGCCGAGCCAGGCGGACTACCTGGGCGTCCCTGTCGAAGGGCCGTACAAGCCGGAGCACTACCGCTACTGA
- a CDS encoding sensor histidine kinase has translation MTAVTPDQPSVAPAGDPSSSGTPVPGPATQPLAADVAPPKAGDVVAFTGSRPDPRYVDHREHVGFARAPFAARTWREYGYLWLAILLAPFAFTYGLFAVVFLVAMLVPVIGLVVAGWVVVGGRGWGSMYRSLARSALGVDVAAPAPYVRRRGFWSTLWSGIGDGTGWRAVLFLLVTFPLAIVSFVVSTVFLAVGLGGMTHWFWSRWLPLQQASDGSWHRGASFGTDWFVDTPVRQLGLVLVGLLFVFLWAQINRGFVQLFRALTVALLGPTLSSLRVADLEESRGRTVEDADAKLRRIERDLHDGTQARLVAVAMQLGEAKEQLATGGDPGEALDLVDLAHSSTKEALVELRELARGIHPPALDNGLAVALETLAARSPLPVTVDVDPEVEASGRLAPAVESIAYFCVAELVTNAVKHARATGVYVLVERQGSGRGARLRLRVRDDGQGGARVVQPGSDGQRSGLAGLAERVRSVDGSFELTSPVGGPTVVTVLLPVRV, from the coding sequence ATGACTGCCGTGACCCCTGACCAGCCGAGCGTCGCGCCCGCCGGAGACCCGTCGTCGTCCGGCACCCCGGTGCCGGGACCTGCGACGCAGCCGCTCGCCGCCGACGTCGCGCCCCCGAAGGCCGGGGACGTCGTGGCGTTCACCGGGTCGCGTCCCGACCCGCGCTACGTCGACCACCGCGAGCACGTCGGGTTCGCGCGCGCCCCGTTCGCGGCGCGGACGTGGCGCGAGTACGGGTACCTGTGGCTCGCGATCCTCCTCGCGCCCTTCGCGTTCACCTACGGGCTGTTCGCCGTGGTGTTTCTCGTGGCGATGCTCGTGCCCGTCATCGGGCTCGTCGTCGCGGGCTGGGTCGTCGTCGGCGGCCGCGGCTGGGGCTCGATGTACCGGTCGCTCGCACGGTCGGCGCTCGGCGTCGACGTCGCCGCCCCCGCGCCCTACGTACGGCGCCGCGGGTTCTGGAGCACGCTGTGGAGCGGGATCGGCGACGGGACGGGCTGGCGGGCGGTGCTCTTCCTCCTCGTCACGTTCCCCCTCGCGATCGTGTCCTTCGTGGTGAGCACGGTCTTCCTCGCCGTCGGCCTCGGGGGCATGACGCACTGGTTCTGGTCGCGGTGGCTCCCGCTCCAGCAGGCGAGCGACGGGTCGTGGCACCGCGGCGCGTCCTTCGGCACCGACTGGTTCGTCGACACCCCGGTGCGCCAGCTCGGGCTCGTCCTCGTCGGTCTGCTCTTCGTGTTCCTCTGGGCGCAGATCAACCGGGGCTTCGTCCAGCTGTTCCGGGCGCTCACCGTCGCGCTGCTCGGGCCCACGCTGTCGAGCCTGCGCGTCGCCGACCTCGAGGAGTCGCGCGGCCGCACCGTCGAGGACGCGGACGCGAAGCTGCGGCGCATCGAGCGCGACCTGCACGACGGCACGCAGGCGCGCCTGGTCGCCGTCGCGATGCAGCTCGGGGAGGCCAAGGAGCAGCTCGCCACGGGAGGCGACCCCGGGGAGGCGCTCGATCTCGTCGACCTCGCCCACTCGTCGACCAAGGAGGCGCTCGTCGAGCTCCGCGAGCTCGCGCGCGGCATCCACCCGCCCGCGCTCGACAACGGTCTCGCGGTCGCGCTCGAGACGCTCGCGGCGCGCTCGCCGCTCCCGGTCACGGTCGACGTCGACCCCGAGGTCGAGGCATCGGGACGCCTGGCGCCCGCCGTCGAGTCGATCGCCTACTTCTGCGTCGCCGAGCTCGTGACGAACGCGGTCAAGCACGCGCGCGCCACGGGCGTGTACGTGCTCGTCGAGCGGCAGGGCAGCGGCCGCGGCGCCCGGCTGCGCCTGCGGGTGCGCGACGACGGCCAGGGCGGCGCGCGCGTCGTGCAGCCGGGGTCCGACGGCCAGCGGTCGGGTCTCGCGGGCCTCGCGGAGCGCGTGCGCTCCGTGGACGGCTCGTTCGAGCTCACGAGCCCGGTCGGCGGCCCGACGGTCGTCACCGTCCTCCTGCCCGTGCGGGTCTGA